One Dreissena polymorpha isolate Duluth1 chromosome 9, UMN_Dpol_1.0, whole genome shotgun sequence genomic window carries:
- the LOC127844463 gene encoding deoxynucleoside triphosphate triphosphohydrolase SAMHD1-like isoform X1: MDLKINSEQQHQHRHVVNPGMQIVHACRTYCLTAATMARTKPTARKSTGGKAPRKQLATKVFNDPIHGHIELHPLCVKIIDTPQFQRLRFIKQLGVSYFVYPGASHNRFEHSIGVCHLAGRLVSRIKENQPELKITKKDVLCVQIAGLCHDLGHGPFSHVFDNKFIPAVRPGSTWKHEEASVEMFKYLVSENQLKEEFKRNGLTRKDQDFITEQIKGVGKQKRWTLKGRPKEKSYLYEVVANKRNGIDVDKWDYFARDCHHLGIKNNFDHNRCINFARVIKAEGEWQICTRDKEVVSIYDMFYTRTNLHRRAYQHKTTNIIEYMIVEALVLANNHIKFRGKDRKMMTMSEAIYDMTAFSQLTDEVFSRILLLDSKIPKLRRSKEIIHNILTRKLYKCVGEIQPGEPRKEEDKPKIITEVFSKLAPSEKQSMKKEDIVILFVNHDYGMKENNPVDKVRFYCKKERDVAVRILQESSMLPRNFNEQVIRIYSKNQSYCDMLERAFKEWCKDNKISPQKFVRVGKRKLPKGSTTSLPAKRLKK; this comes from the exons atggacctgaaaataaactcggaacaacaacatcaacatcgtCACgtagtaaacccaggaatgcaaatagTGCACGC TTGTCGAACATACTGTCTTACAGCAGCAACGATGGCAAGAACAAAGCCGACAGCTCGTAAATCCACCGGTGGAAAGGCTCCACGCAAACAGCTGGCTACCAAG GTTTTCAATGACCCCATCCATGGTCACATAGAGTTACATCCATTGTGCGTGAAGATAATCGACACCCCGCAGTTCCAGAGACTGCGCTTCATCAAGCAGCTTGGAGTGTCCTATTTCGTCTACCCTGGAGCATCGCACAATCGATTTGAGCACTCTATTGG AGTATGCCACCTTGCAGGTCGTTTGGTCAGTAGGATAAAAGAAAATCAGCCTGAACTCAAAATCACCAAAAAAGACGTCTTGTGTGTTCAGATTGCTGGCTTGTGTCATGATCTAG GACACGGACCTTTTTCTCATGTGTTCGATAACAAGTTCATACCTGCAGTACGTCCTGGTTCAACATGGAAG CACGAGGAGGCCTCTGTGGAGATGTTTAAGTATTTAGTGAGCGAGAACCAGTTAAAGGAGGAGTTCAAGCGCAATGGTCTCACCCGCAAGGACCAGGACTTCATTACGGAGCAGATCAAGGGTGTCGGTAAGCAAAAG AGATGGACTTTGAAAGGAAGACCTAAAGAGAAGAGTTATCTTTATGAG GTGGTAGCGAACAAGCGCAACGGAATAGACGTTGACAAGTGGGACTACTTCGCGCGTGACTGCCACCATCTCGGAATCAAGAATAATTTCGATCACAACCGATGTATTAACTTCGCTCGTGTCATAAAAGCTGAGGGCGAGTGGCAGATTTGTACCCGAGACAAg GAGGTCGTCAGTATCTATGACATGTTCTACACACGGACGAACCTACATAGACGCGCTTACCAGCATAAgacaacaaatattattgaatacAT GATTGTGGAAGCCCTTGTGTTGGCCAATAATCACATCAAGTTTCGTGGAAAGGATAG GAAAATGATGACGATGTCAGAGGCAATATATGACATGACTGCATTCAGTCAGCTTACAGACGAAGTTTTCTCACGCATTCTACTTCTTGACTCCAAAATACCCAAATTAAGAAGATCGAAGGAAATCATACACAACATCCTCACTCGCAAACTGTACAAGTGTGTTGGTGAGATACAGCCGGGAGAACCACGTAAGGAG GAAGACAAGCCTAAAATAATTACCGAAGTGTTTTCAAAATTGGCTCCAAGTGAAAAACAAAGCATGAAGAAAGAAGACATCGTGATCCTG TTTGTTAATCACGACTATGGAATGAAAGAAAATAATCCAGTGGACAAGGTCAGGTTTTACTGCAAAAAAGAACGTGATGTTGCAGTCAGGATTTTACAG GAGTCCAGCATGTTGCCAAGGAATTTCAATGAGCAGGTGATAAGGATATACAGCAAGAACCAGAGCTACTGTGATATGCTGGAAAGGGCGTTTAAAGAATGGTGCAAAGACAATAAAATCTCTCCTCAAAAG TTTGTTCGTGTTGGGAAAAGAAAACTTCCCAAAGGCTCGACAACATCGTTGCCTGCCAAACGCCTTAAAAAATAA
- the LOC127844463 gene encoding deoxynucleoside triphosphate triphosphohydrolase SAMHD1-like isoform X2, whose protein sequence is MCLEIIGLTTVVDTVKWILSCCRTYCLTAATMARTKPTARKSTGGKAPRKQLATKVFNDPIHGHIELHPLCVKIIDTPQFQRLRFIKQLGVSYFVYPGASHNRFEHSIGVCHLAGRLVSRIKENQPELKITKKDVLCVQIAGLCHDLGHGPFSHVFDNKFIPAVRPGSTWKHEEASVEMFKYLVSENQLKEEFKRNGLTRKDQDFITEQIKGVGKQKRWTLKGRPKEKSYLYEVVANKRNGIDVDKWDYFARDCHHLGIKNNFDHNRCINFARVIKAEGEWQICTRDKEVVSIYDMFYTRTNLHRRAYQHKTTNIIEYMIVEALVLANNHIKFRGKDRKMMTMSEAIYDMTAFSQLTDEVFSRILLLDSKIPKLRRSKEIIHNILTRKLYKCVGEIQPGEPRKEEDKPKIITEVFSKLAPSEKQSMKKEDIVILFVNHDYGMKENNPVDKVRFYCKKERDVAVRILQESSMLPRNFNEQVIRIYSKNQSYCDMLERAFKEWCKDNKISPQKFVRVGKRKLPKGSTTSLPAKRLKK, encoded by the exons TTGTCGAACATACTGTCTTACAGCAGCAACGATGGCAAGAACAAAGCCGACAGCTCGTAAATCCACCGGTGGAAAGGCTCCACGCAAACAGCTGGCTACCAAG GTTTTCAATGACCCCATCCATGGTCACATAGAGTTACATCCATTGTGCGTGAAGATAATCGACACCCCGCAGTTCCAGAGACTGCGCTTCATCAAGCAGCTTGGAGTGTCCTATTTCGTCTACCCTGGAGCATCGCACAATCGATTTGAGCACTCTATTGG AGTATGCCACCTTGCAGGTCGTTTGGTCAGTAGGATAAAAGAAAATCAGCCTGAACTCAAAATCACCAAAAAAGACGTCTTGTGTGTTCAGATTGCTGGCTTGTGTCATGATCTAG GACACGGACCTTTTTCTCATGTGTTCGATAACAAGTTCATACCTGCAGTACGTCCTGGTTCAACATGGAAG CACGAGGAGGCCTCTGTGGAGATGTTTAAGTATTTAGTGAGCGAGAACCAGTTAAAGGAGGAGTTCAAGCGCAATGGTCTCACCCGCAAGGACCAGGACTTCATTACGGAGCAGATCAAGGGTGTCGGTAAGCAAAAG AGATGGACTTTGAAAGGAAGACCTAAAGAGAAGAGTTATCTTTATGAG GTGGTAGCGAACAAGCGCAACGGAATAGACGTTGACAAGTGGGACTACTTCGCGCGTGACTGCCACCATCTCGGAATCAAGAATAATTTCGATCACAACCGATGTATTAACTTCGCTCGTGTCATAAAAGCTGAGGGCGAGTGGCAGATTTGTACCCGAGACAAg GAGGTCGTCAGTATCTATGACATGTTCTACACACGGACGAACCTACATAGACGCGCTTACCAGCATAAgacaacaaatattattgaatacAT GATTGTGGAAGCCCTTGTGTTGGCCAATAATCACATCAAGTTTCGTGGAAAGGATAG GAAAATGATGACGATGTCAGAGGCAATATATGACATGACTGCATTCAGTCAGCTTACAGACGAAGTTTTCTCACGCATTCTACTTCTTGACTCCAAAATACCCAAATTAAGAAGATCGAAGGAAATCATACACAACATCCTCACTCGCAAACTGTACAAGTGTGTTGGTGAGATACAGCCGGGAGAACCACGTAAGGAG GAAGACAAGCCTAAAATAATTACCGAAGTGTTTTCAAAATTGGCTCCAAGTGAAAAACAAAGCATGAAGAAAGAAGACATCGTGATCCTG TTTGTTAATCACGACTATGGAATGAAAGAAAATAATCCAGTGGACAAGGTCAGGTTTTACTGCAAAAAAGAACGTGATGTTGCAGTCAGGATTTTACAG GAGTCCAGCATGTTGCCAAGGAATTTCAATGAGCAGGTGATAAGGATATACAGCAAGAACCAGAGCTACTGTGATATGCTGGAAAGGGCGTTTAAAGAATGGTGCAAAGACAATAAAATCTCTCCTCAAAAG TTTGTTCGTGTTGGGAAAAGAAAACTTCCCAAAGGCTCGACAACATCGTTGCCTGCCAAACGCCTTAAAAAATAA
- the LOC127844463 gene encoding deoxynucleoside triphosphate triphosphohydrolase SAMHD1-like isoform X3, translating to MARTKPTARKSTGGKAPRKQLATKVFNDPIHGHIELHPLCVKIIDTPQFQRLRFIKQLGVSYFVYPGASHNRFEHSIGVCHLAGRLVSRIKENQPELKITKKDVLCVQIAGLCHDLGHGPFSHVFDNKFIPAVRPGSTWKHEEASVEMFKYLVSENQLKEEFKRNGLTRKDQDFITEQIKGVGKQKRWTLKGRPKEKSYLYEVVANKRNGIDVDKWDYFARDCHHLGIKNNFDHNRCINFARVIKAEGEWQICTRDKEVVSIYDMFYTRTNLHRRAYQHKTTNIIEYMIVEALVLANNHIKFRGKDRKMMTMSEAIYDMTAFSQLTDEVFSRILLLDSKIPKLRRSKEIIHNILTRKLYKCVGEIQPGEPRKEEDKPKIITEVFSKLAPSEKQSMKKEDIVILFVNHDYGMKENNPVDKVRFYCKKERDVAVRILQESSMLPRNFNEQVIRIYSKNQSYCDMLERAFKEWCKDNKISPQKFVRVGKRKLPKGSTTSLPAKRLKK from the exons ATGGCAAGAACAAAGCCGACAGCTCGTAAATCCACCGGTGGAAAGGCTCCACGCAAACAGCTGGCTACCAAG GTTTTCAATGACCCCATCCATGGTCACATAGAGTTACATCCATTGTGCGTGAAGATAATCGACACCCCGCAGTTCCAGAGACTGCGCTTCATCAAGCAGCTTGGAGTGTCCTATTTCGTCTACCCTGGAGCATCGCACAATCGATTTGAGCACTCTATTGG AGTATGCCACCTTGCAGGTCGTTTGGTCAGTAGGATAAAAGAAAATCAGCCTGAACTCAAAATCACCAAAAAAGACGTCTTGTGTGTTCAGATTGCTGGCTTGTGTCATGATCTAG GACACGGACCTTTTTCTCATGTGTTCGATAACAAGTTCATACCTGCAGTACGTCCTGGTTCAACATGGAAG CACGAGGAGGCCTCTGTGGAGATGTTTAAGTATTTAGTGAGCGAGAACCAGTTAAAGGAGGAGTTCAAGCGCAATGGTCTCACCCGCAAGGACCAGGACTTCATTACGGAGCAGATCAAGGGTGTCGGTAAGCAAAAG AGATGGACTTTGAAAGGAAGACCTAAAGAGAAGAGTTATCTTTATGAG GTGGTAGCGAACAAGCGCAACGGAATAGACGTTGACAAGTGGGACTACTTCGCGCGTGACTGCCACCATCTCGGAATCAAGAATAATTTCGATCACAACCGATGTATTAACTTCGCTCGTGTCATAAAAGCTGAGGGCGAGTGGCAGATTTGTACCCGAGACAAg GAGGTCGTCAGTATCTATGACATGTTCTACACACGGACGAACCTACATAGACGCGCTTACCAGCATAAgacaacaaatattattgaatacAT GATTGTGGAAGCCCTTGTGTTGGCCAATAATCACATCAAGTTTCGTGGAAAGGATAG GAAAATGATGACGATGTCAGAGGCAATATATGACATGACTGCATTCAGTCAGCTTACAGACGAAGTTTTCTCACGCATTCTACTTCTTGACTCCAAAATACCCAAATTAAGAAGATCGAAGGAAATCATACACAACATCCTCACTCGCAAACTGTACAAGTGTGTTGGTGAGATACAGCCGGGAGAACCACGTAAGGAG GAAGACAAGCCTAAAATAATTACCGAAGTGTTTTCAAAATTGGCTCCAAGTGAAAAACAAAGCATGAAGAAAGAAGACATCGTGATCCTG TTTGTTAATCACGACTATGGAATGAAAGAAAATAATCCAGTGGACAAGGTCAGGTTTTACTGCAAAAAAGAACGTGATGTTGCAGTCAGGATTTTACAG GAGTCCAGCATGTTGCCAAGGAATTTCAATGAGCAGGTGATAAGGATATACAGCAAGAACCAGAGCTACTGTGATATGCTGGAAAGGGCGTTTAAAGAATGGTGCAAAGACAATAAAATCTCTCCTCAAAAG TTTGTTCGTGTTGGGAAAAGAAAACTTCCCAAAGGCTCGACAACATCGTTGCCTGCCAAACGCCTTAAAAAATAA